gaagatgtTAAGCCGGCTCTTGCTTGCTTCTACAGGATTCCCAGAGCTTTAACTAGTGAACTGGAGCAGGGCCACTCCCCAACAACACCTCTAATCCCCTGTCATTACATACCTggcccatccctccatctccatctgtcCCTCTACACTTCCCTTCATCTTTTTACCCCCTGGTCTCCTTTTGTTCAGTTTGGTACATATTTGCACATACCATTCTGTCCCCGTAAttagccccctccccccccgacccacacacacacacacacactgagtctctGTCAATCAAATCTTCATTGCACCCTCCTGAAGGTTCATCTCTACTCAACATCCCAAACTGCTcattgagacacacacagatccccTGATGAACATCCCTCCTTACCCCTGTTTTAGTCGCACTATTAGTTTTGCAGCTGATTAAAATCCTTTAGCCGTCATATTGATTCATGGACATGATCTCTGTTCTCTCCCTTTGCTCAGTTACATTCGCTGCTACTACTTTGCGGTGAAGACCCTGATCACCATCGGAGGTCTCCCCGACCCCACCACCCTGTTCGAGATCGTCTTTCAACTCATCAACTACTTTGTTGGAGTCTTTGCCTTCTCTATCATGATAGGACAGGTAGATCCATCTCCCATTGAAAGCTGCAGGGTGTTATAGAATAGCTTTGCGTTAATAATGGTGTTAAATGTTCTATCTCAGATGCGTGATGTGGTCGGTGCAGCCACCGCGGGTCAGACCTACTACCGCACATGCGTAGACAACACTATTAAATACATGTCGTCGTACCGCATCCCCAAAGACGTCCAGAACCGCGTGAAGACCTGGTACAACTACACCTGGCAGTCGCAAGGCATGCTGGGTAAGGAGAACAAACAGGGCGTGCACGGTCTCGTACATCCGAGCTTTCAGTCACATTCCTGTTGTTTTCCATCCAGACGAGCAGGAGCTGCTGACTCAGCTGCCGGATAAGATGCGTCTGGACATTGCTATAGATGTCAACTACTCCATCGTGAGCAAAGTCCCACTGTTCCAGGTATGGATTTATACAGATATTAAAAGAAAGAGTCCAGTTGTGTTATGATGCTTGTGTACTCGTGGAGAGACTGGTGGACAGTGTAGCTTCAGAAACAATACTCCAGTTTGGTCTGATTTCCCTCTTGCAGGGTTGTGACAGACAGATGATCTTTGACATGCTGAAAAGCCTTCGCTCTGTCGTCTACCTGCCGGGAGACTACGTCTGCAAGAAGGTACAAACCggcctgtgtttgttttttggaagACTTGtgtccatctctccctctcatcatctgactctctctctctgtctccctcctctgtttgtCAGGGTGAGGTGGGGCGGGAGATGTACATCATCAAAGCGGGGGAGGTGCAGGTGGTCGGGGGACCTGATGGGAAGACGGTGTTCGTCACTCTCAGAGCAGGATCCGTTTTCGGAGAGATCAGGTACGAAGGTTTTTAAACGTTGACTCGCAGACCAAAATTCTGGAATTGGTTTCAGATGTGATTTtgcttgtttttaattttaaacataaaTTCACAACCCACCTTTTTAGTCTGGCTTTTGTGTAGatcaaaaaaaaagttattctatgtctttgttatttatatttatttgctttatcattaatgttattgttgattACACATATTTGACTTTTATTcttgtattttttaatattggTTGCTTTGGTTAACTAATTTCTTAACAtcctattttttattttgaatttgatttgatttgtcaaTGACTGGTGTTAtattaataaagtttgattgactGATGGAAATGGGTAAATATGACAATAAGACAAACGTACTGTTTAGGTTCCATTTGTTGCCCTGAAActtaaatttaaatgttattttaaaccaTGTAattatctctcctctctcactggtTGGCAGTTTGCTTTCAGTAGGCGGGGGTAATAGACGCACAGCCAATGTGATTGCTCATGGATTTGCCAATCTCTTCATCCTGGACAAGAAAGACCTGAACGAGATCCTGGTCCACTACCCCGAGTCCAAGAAACTGCTCCGCAAGAAGGCCAGGTTAAACATGACCACACACAAATGActgtctctgtcctgtgtttgtcctgtctctgtcctgtgtctgtcCTGTGTCTGTCCTGTGTCTGTCCTGTGTCTGTCCTGATTCCACTTTTGGCTGCATTTTTGTACTTCTTCCGATCGGACTGAAGTCATTGTCTCAACCACAGGAAGATGCTGACCAAGGGAAAGAAACCTGAGGTCAAAGAAGAAGCGAAGGAGGCACCTCTGGCCCCGTCGGCTGCCGTCAGGCCGGAGACGCCCCGACTGCTGAGAGCCGCCCTGGAGATGACCGAGAGGGCGACTGGACTCAGAGGAGCTCTGGCTGAAGTCAAGGAGAAGACCAACAAGTCCTTCATCTCATTACAtgtgaataaaataatgaaCGTGCACGggcagcaataaaaacaaggaGGGAGTATGTCACAGACACACCAAGCATTaattcttctctcctctttcagccCTCCATCGCTTCCTCcctgcctcctctgtctcccaccTCCAGCTCTGGACCCGACAGAGACGGGGACACGCCCTCACCCGTCTATGCCAGCTCTGCGTCAATTCACTCTTTGGGGCCTCGCTCCGCATCCCAGTGCTGCGGCCCCGCAGACGAAACACTCGCCACGGACCAGAGCGAGGAGGACGTCTGTGAGGACGAAGGGGGCGAGGCCGAGAAGAGGAAAGGTCGGAGGAGTTAGGAaggaaggggagagagaaaaacacatgtggACGGAGGACAATGGAGGAAAATGGGGGAATTATCAGGGATAAATAAACTGCTTTGAGAGtgaaagacagaagaggagaagaaaatgaaaatgtacataAACACTTATTTCTCATTCTCAGACGCATCTGATTGTGTCACTGCAAAGAATCAAAGTCCTTTTTCACCCATGATGCACTTAATCCCTTTTGTGCATTATCACCCATGACTTACAGGAAGCCACCTCTCTGCAATCAACCCATAAACTTAAATGGCTGATATATGTTTTGTTACGTGTGTTTTATATCAGCGATGTCTCATCTCTCTGGAACACGTGAAACCTCCACCTTCATCCATCTCATCATGAGTTCATCTAATGGAAGGAACAAGCCATCCCTCGTCTGCTGTCGTACCGAGTTCAAACAACTGAGATCATTGGAGCCGTGATTCTGTGTTGGATGCAAAGATGGATGACGGCTcctaaaaagtgaagccaaactgctttgatcgccccctggtggctggctgcatgtCAGTAGATGGAACTTGCgtcaaaatagttttttcaaagatggtttctatgGATCGACTTCTATGGATCGACGtgacgtccatctttacatccaGTCTATAACTGGATGGCGTAGTTAAGCCATAATACACCGAGCTGAACTTCTTGTCTTTGCACAACATCCAAaatgtttttgctgttgttgtcgACTAAATGTTTACAGATTCTTTTGTAAACTTCAAATTGCCTTATCTtgtcttttttcatttaattttgtgTTGTGTCGGTGTGAGTAGCACGCGCTGCATATGTTtttaacaaaccaaacaacatGATCTTCTGTGTTTCCATCATAAGACACAGTATGTTAGCAGTATATGTAATTAGACATACTGagaatcatatatatatttacaacaGCAAGCTCAAAAATAATCTATCCTCTTATTGCCTCAATGCTGGATTTAACATGTTAATGTGTGTATATAATCTCAAAGGGATCAACTCATCACAAACTGTCAATGCATTTGATTTGCAGCGTCATGAGATGTACATACGTtctataaatgtgtattttatgctgttaatgtgttttatgaCTCAGTGACAGTGTAAGAAATGTCTTCTTGTATAGATGGTTTGATTATATAAAGTCTCAGAAGATAAACCAGCTAAACATACTGCCAGACAGACTGTagagaggaatgtgtgtgtgtgtatgtgtgtgtatgtgtgtgtgtgtgtgttatagtgagtcagagagagatATGACTGCATATAATGGACtataatgaatgtgtgtgtacataataATGTCTTTAAACCTGAGTTTATCACTGATGTAGCTCTATCTCTTGTGAATTTTGTTTCAATAAATGACTGTTTGCCGCACATGTCCTCCTGAGTGAATGAGTCATCGTCATGTGGGTCAAAGAGCCTGACTAACAACACGACAAACTGCAAACCAACTAACCACAAACAGCTGAGACGCATGTGCTGATGGCCACTAGTTCTGATACTATATGAATTAATTTAGAATAATTCCCATTAATCCAAACTGCATATGAAATGCTTTCTAATTTCCACTAGTGGAGAAAGTATTCAGGTCATGATAGAAATACAAGAAAGTGTCAAAATATACAAAACCCAAAGTAAAAATGCTCATTATAAAGAATGGCTCATTTCAATTAATAAATTACTGAGGTATCATGGTCTGAACTGCAGCTGGTAAACGTGGGTTAATGTTTACTTGGTAAAATACAGTTTAATCCACAACAATGCATCACAGGTCATTAGTTGATCGTGTTTTTTATTGATAATCTGCCGGTGACGACAGCTGTTAACCATGAAACTAAGTAGAAGGAGAATATAAGGAACCAGTCCTGACTTCTGGGGCCTGAAGCCAAACTGGTGCCTTCCCATTTCATCCATATCACATGTGAACCATGAAATCTCCCCTCGAGCTCCCCTCTACaaccctctcccccctccccccctcccctgagaACACATGTTTTACCTGattacttcacacacacacttagggagaacagcagcacattttgttttttacgTTGATACAAACGTGTGTGAGTTCCCAAACGCCCTTCACCTGAAGGCTTTTGCGGTGTGGGTCATTAACTGTCTGTTTACCACTCAAATACCCAGAGGCTCTGGTTGTGACAGAACAGgctttatattcatatttttaaaattAGAAGATTTAAGATATGattagataagataaaataagataatcctttttTTAGTCCCACAATTGGGAAATTTGCAAGAGTCAAGAATCTGCAGTAGGTAATAAAGTAAGTAAGTAATAATAAGTGTgatgaaatataaagaaaatctaatttcatataaaagaaaatattaaagaaattTAGAAAAATGTGACACACTTACTCTCAGTGCAgttacaaaacaaaaccacatttcccacaatgctccGCTCCCTGACGTCACTGACCCTCTGCTCTCCGGTCAGCTGCCGGAAGTGAGCGGCGCGGGGACCCGCTCAGTGTAAAGTAGCTTAGTGAGGAGACCGAGCCGCGTCCCTGTGCATTTGAGCGAGTGACATGTTCCGCGAGTTCACGCAGAATGTCACGAGTTCGATTCTCTTTAGCATTATGTTAGCTTGAAGGCTAACTGCTGCGTTGTTTTAAACAGCGCGACTAGCCAGCTGGAGGCTAGCTGCGTTGACCTGTCATGGTCCTGAGGTGTTTCTACTGACGGAGGAGATGGGGGACAACGATGGAGAGGACGCgagggacacacctgaggactCAGCTggggacacacctgaggacacgcATGAGCTTCCTATTGAGGTGACTCACTAACAcgatgcttttttttatttaaatgcatttcCCTCCACAGACACAGTCCATCCCTGCTGGATCCGCCTGCATCATGATATTATATATTtctagttttattatttatttgcacaattACAACAAAATACTTCTAACATCTGTTAAACACATTATACACACAGTGCTGGGATTGGACTTATTTCAGGCCTCTAATTAATTAAAGATACAATCTCACCATgatagaaaatatgaaaatccaCAATAACATGATAAGTGTAAAACAATCAAAGACAACATGTATTATAATAATGTCTAAATTAAAACAACAGATGTTTATTTGTGATGTGCATTCAGATGTACACATTAGTGTGTATGTAACACAGTTGTATTGATTCCTGAGCTGAAGTACAACCCCCCTAAGAAATAATCATCCTCGAGACCAGTGACCCCAGTGATCCCAGTGACCCCAGAGAATATTGATTTACATAAGcacatgtttctgtgtttcctgttttcctgtCACTAATCTGTCACCATCACTTCAGGGGTCACATGGAGACGCAGAAAATCAGACCGCGGATCATTGTTTGCAtgatttcattttgaatttaaCCAGTTTGCTTTAGCGTTTGGAACAGATTAGATGGAGCAGTAGTTAAATTGTGTGGTGGAAGGTTTCTCCTCCAGCATCGGTAGCTGTAATGTAACCCAGTGTTCTGTCTCATCCTCCTGCTGTAGATTATCGTTTACATCCTGAGTTTCCTTCATGCGTCGGACAGGAAGGAGGCCTCGCTCGTCTGCCGCAGCTGGTACAGCGCCAGCCAGGACCTGCGCTTTCAGGTGATCCTCTCAAAAGACACCAGGAGGACCACCATTATCCATTCATCAGAGGCTTCATGAGCAGTTACGCTTCAGGGCAgagttaacttcctctctgtttgtctttgtgcagaGGAACGTCACCTTCTGCTTCCCGGCCTCCGCCTCGTCCCTGGAGCTGGTCAGGTCTCTGGGCAACAagtcctgctgcagcctgatAATCAGCCAACTCGATGGCTTCAGTATGTCCAGGTCGCTGCTTCTGGAGGTGGTCAACAACTCCTCACTACTTTGTTCAGCGTGAATGTGGATAGACTGTTTGATCAAGTAACTTCTTCTTTTGACCTACATTGATCACATGCTTCTTTTTTGGGTCGAGAGAAGTCCCTGAACTACAGGGCTTATGAAATCcttaaaaaataacaatctATTCGAGTGGATCTTATTCATCTCGTAAGCAAAATGCCtccagtaaaaaaagaaaagtctcccccccccccctcaaagaCAAACAATACATTTGCATTGTTAAATATTCATTATCATGCTCACTATTGTAACTTCCCATCGCAATGACCAGGATGTAGCACAGTCACAGTTACAGTAACACACGCGTTATGGTCCAAAGTCCAAAGCTGCTGCAGCGGTTACTTAATAACCCCCATTGTCCCATATCTCTGTGCGTGTATCTCTTTGTGCTCATGCAAATGTTGAACTTCCTGTTAAAAACTTGTGCCTAGCAAGTTGTTACACCTTAACCGTTGCCTAGAAAACACAAGGACGAACTATAACCCCCCAGTGTTTGCTCAGCGTGTGAATGAGAGAGTTGGATTATTAGAGGAAGTTAGTTGACATTATACCCGTAACAGGCACTAAGGTATTCAGTGAATGAAactgtccctccctcctcagGTGGGTCTGAGTCTGGGCTCCAAGCTGGAGAGCTTGGCCCTGCCTGGGAGCAGCGTGACGGAGACCTCCCTGCTGGCCCTCCTCCCTTGCCTGACCTCCCTCCGCAGGCTGGACCTCCGGGGCCTGGACAGCCTCTTCATGTCTGGAGCGTTCCTCTCCAGGGAGGAGCACCGCCAGCAGGTATTCTTCATCGTGCAACAGCAACAGATCTGAAAAGCTGCCAACAAACCTGTCCCACCTCATTTACATGTTAAACTTGCATATAAACTGTGTAGATGAAGTAAAATAGAGtgtatacctccaccaaggctggaGAATCCTACACATGATTTTCTAGATCTTACAATGGAGAAGAATCTGCCCCTTAATCTGCATACACCTTTAGTGGTTTCTTCTCAGGCCCCtcccctccaccaagtttggcGTTATTAGgtaaagtagtttttgtgtaagcCTGCTgacaaaacacttttatttgtatctgcacACACTAATCGATATAAGTCCCTTAAATATAATAAGCCATAAAAAGGCCTAAAGTTAAGGCATTACAAAATTTGTATCTGTTAAGATTTGTGTAATCCTATTTTCCTGCTTTATAGCTTAGCTGTAAATCAGAATCATTACCTCACATTATCTGTCTGAGAAGTAATGGGCGTTGGCAGTGATAAATAGTCATGAGTGTGGCTGGACGTTGCTCTCAGTATTTCGATGGATTATCGTCAATGTGTTTCCAtgactttattgttttaatgGTCCATTACCAAGTCAAACTTTGTTCTCTGGTTCCAGGTCAGGTCCGCTCTGTGtggcctggaggagctggacctgTCCGACCTGCGCTACCTCTCCGACCTCACCTTTAATCGGCTGACCAGCTGCACCCCCCGCCTCCGCCGCCTCTCGCTGGCCGGGTGCCACATCGCCTTCGAGTTCGACCCGTATCGGGGGTGCCCGGTGGGGGCCGTCGAGGACTCGTCGGCGTTACTGTCGCTGAGGAACTTGAAGCGGTTGTTGATGGAGCAGAGGTCCACACTGGTGGTTCTGGACCTCAGCAGAACCTCCATCACGCCCGAGTCACTACGCACTGTTGCACAGGTCAGGATAACTCCAGTCAGAGTAAATCTAAAGACCCATTTTCCGGATTATACAGAAAGAAAAGGCTGAATTTGCTTCAACAATGGTGGCTTTCATGATTTTAGTATAAAATTTCTTGATATTCCCCCTGTCCCAGGTTCAGGGTCTGGTCTTGCAGGAGCTGTTCCTCCAGGGCTGTAAGGAGCTGACCAACTACTCGGTGGAGGCTCTGGTGAAGCACCAGCCGAGCCTTCAGAGACTGGACATCAGTGGCTGCACTGAGCTGACCAGCCGGTCTGTGGAGGCTGTAGCTCAGGGCCTGAAGTCTCTGACGCACCTCTCCTTGTCCCGCGACTGGAGGATCACTGAGAAAGGTGCTCGTTGTGTATTTCAGATCATTGGGGAATTCCTTTTCCCAACTAACCAAAGGAGCCTACTCAGTCCCGGGGGTTTGCTCTA
Above is a genomic segment from Pleuronectes platessa chromosome 7, fPlePla1.1, whole genome shotgun sequence containing:
- the fbxl9 gene encoding F-box/LRR-repeat protein 14, with amino-acid sequence MGDNDGEDARDTPEDSAGDTPEDTHELPIEIIVYILSFLHASDRKEASLVCRSWYSASQDLRFQRNVTFCFPASASSLELVRSLGNKSCCSLIISQLDGFSMSRSLLLEVGLSLGSKLESLALPGSSVTETSLLALLPCLTSLRRLDLRGLDSLFMSGAFLSREEHRQQVRSALCGLEELDLSDLRYLSDLTFNRLTSCTPRLRRLSLAGCHIAFEFDPYRGCPVGAVEDSSALLSLRNLKRLLMEQRSTLVVLDLSRTSITPESLRTVAQVQGLVLQELFLQGCKELTNYSVEALVKHQPSLQRLDISGCTELTSRSVEAVAQGLKSLTHLSLSRDWRITEKGLAELLSVSSLKSLDLSECLHVSGSEMVKGLRESGASRAQLEKLSLKSCTYIRDLAIFNLTQLLGDTLCELDLTSCVNVTDLSVRAIATYLHRLVVLRLGWCKEVTDWGLLGMVETTKCEPEEETEDKGPRFTRTFGNMGFFKPPRLPFEERPKLVTQNDLEQFKQQAGASLLALSRLQELDLSGCSKLTDSSITQVVHHPDLRRLSLSMLPEIIDDSLVSVAWRCRSLTSLSLSNCPGISDRGVAEAAPYLHRLQHLYLSGCSKITDRSLLHLAQHCKRLRTLDISRCKNISITTMDLIQSQFPFLENVQYKFIGGADPTLTL